Genomic segment of Ruegeria sp. TM1040:
TGTTGCGACGGTTCTGGTGCAGGATGGCGGCATGAGCTGGCTGAGCTTCCGCGAAGGACCGCTGCGCCAATATGGCGGGTGGCTCCTTTTAGGCACGATTGCCGCGCTCGCCGTCTTCTTTGTGCTGCGGGGCCGGATCGGTATCGATGCAGACAAGACCGGACGCACCGTGACCCGCTTTGCCTTTGTTGAGCGCATGGCCCATTGGACGCTTGCGGGATCGTTCATCCTGCTGGGTATCACCGGGCTTTTGACGCTCTTTGGGCGCGTCGCAATCCTGCCCTACCTGGGCAAGGATGTGAATTCGGTGCTGCTCATCGGCTCCAAGTGGATCCACAACTCCGTATCGTGGGCCTTCATGCTGGCGCTGATCGTGGTCTTTTTCATGTGGGTGGCGCATAACATCCCAAACAAGCTCGATCTTGTCTGGCTCAAGCAGTTCGGTGGTATCATCGGCAGCAAGCACCCGCCCGCAAAGAAATTCAACGCAGGGCAGAAGGTGATCTTCTGGTCGGTGATCTTGCTCGGGGCCTCGATTTCCGTCTCTGGTCTGTCGCTGCTGTTTCCCTTCGAGATGCCGCTCTTTGCCAAGACCTTTGCCGCTCTGAACAGCACGGGAATCCCGGAATTGCTGGGCTTTGGGGTTCTTCCCACCGAGCTTACGCCACATGGCGAAATGCAGCTTGCACAGCTCTGGCACGCCATTGTCGGCTTTGTCCTTATGGCGATCATCATCGCGCATATTTATATCGGCTCTGTCGGCATGGAAGGCGCCTATGATGCCATGGGGTCGGGCGAAGTGGATGAGGCCTGGGCCCATCAGCACCATTCGATCTGGCTCGAAGAAGTGAAGGAAAAAGAGCGCGCAAAAGGCAGCGACGCGAGCGCCACTCCGGCGGAGTGACGCGATGCTGCGGCGACTGGCTCTTGGCCTGCTCCTCTGCGCCGCCTCTGGGGTGAGCGCGGAGGAGTTCCAGACCCTCAAAGGACACGGAGGGCCGATCATGGCGCTTGCCGTGAACGATCGGGGGCACGTGGCCAGCGCCAGTTTCGACAATTCCGTCTCACTCTGGCAGGAGGGGGCGCCGAGCTGGCTCGAGGCACATGAAGCAGCCGCGACCGTGGTGGCCTTTGGCCCTGATGATACCCTGTTCAGCGCAGGCGACGACTTTGTGATTTATCGCTGGCAGCAGGGCCACCCCCAAGAGATCGGACGGCATACCGCCAAGATCCGCGCCTTGGACCTCTCGCGCGATGGGGAATGGCTCGCCTCCGCAAGCTGGGATGGCGGCATTGGTCTTTGGCCTATGAGTGCGGGCACGCCCCGCCGCATCGCGGTTGGAACGGGCGTGAACGATCTTGCCTTTGACGGGGCCGGTCGCCTCTTCGTCGCCACCATGACCGGGCAGATCCAAGTCTTCGACAGCCCGGAGGCTGCCCCACGAATTCTGGCGGAACAAGGGTTTGGCATCAACCGTTTGGTGCTCTCTGCTGCTGGCTGGCTGGCCTATGGCGCCGTTGATGGCGGCACCCGTGTGATCAACGCAGAAACCGGGGCCGAGATTGCCGATTTCACCCTCGACCGGCGGCCCATACTGGCCCTTGCGCATCATGCCGAGAGCCAGCAGATCGCCGTGGGTGATGGGCATGGCTATATCATGATGATCGACACACACGACTGGAGCATTGCGCGCGATTTTCGGGCCATGCGCGAAGGCCCCGTCTGGGCTCTGGCGTTTTCAAAGGACGGCCAGCGGGTCTGGGCAGGCGGCATACACGATGTGATCTATGGCTGGCCCATCGCGCTGATGGCCAGCAGCCCAGCGGCGGGAACCGAGACCCGCACATTCCTGCAGGCGCCTGAAACCATGCCCAATGGTGAGCGCCAATTCATGCGAAAATGCTCGGTTTGCCACGATTTGGTCGCCACAGAGCAGCGGCGCGCCGGTCCTCATCTGGCGGGGCTCTTTGGACGACCGGCCGGCAGTCTGCCTGGCTATCGGTATTCCGACACGCTGGCGCAGTCTGACATCATCTGGGGTGCCGAGACCATCGATGCCCTGTTCGATCTCGGCCCTGACCATTATATTCCGGGGTCCAAGATGCCGATGCAGCGCATCACCGCCCCCACAGATCGCCAAGATCTGATAGACTATCTGAAAACCGCGACACAACTTTCGGAGGATAATTGAAATGAAAGCCATGCTAACAGGCTTTGCCCTCATCGCCGTCATCGCCGTGGGCGCAGATCTTGCGCTGGAGCAGGCAGGGTATTCGGCGCAGGAGCAAAACTCCGGCACCGCCGTGCGCCTGAACTGACACCCTCAGATGAACGTCTCCAGCGTCATTCGCGACGAATACTCTGAATCGCTGTCGTCAGCGTCGATCCTTGTGATTGATGACGAACCCGGGATGCGTCATTTCATGACAAAAATCCTGGAACCCCGCTGCAAGCGCGTGGAGCAGGCCGCCTCGGCGGCCGAGGCGTCGGATATTCTCGACAAGGCCCATTTCGACCTCATTGTGCTTGATAACATCATGCCGGGCAAAACCGGCCTTGATTGGGTGGCTGAACAGCGCCGGGTCGGTTTGTTTGCCGATACCATCCTGGTCACAGCCTATGCGGACCTCGATACGGCGATTCAGGCGCTGCGGATCGGAATTGCAGATTTTGTGCTCAAGCCGTTTCGCGCCAATCAGATCCTCAATGCGGTGGCGCGCGCCCTCGACCGCAAGTACCTGCGGCGTGAAAACTATCTATTGAAACACGAGCTCTCTGCCGAGAAATCCAGCGCGCGGGGGCGTCTTCTCGGAAAATCTGCCGCCATTGAGAAGGTGCGAAAGATGTTGCAGCGTCTCGCGCCGCTGCCGACGCCGGTGCTGTTTACGGGGGCGTCGGGAACCGGCAAGGAGATCGCGGCCCGCACACTGCATTCGCTGTCGGATCGCGCAGAGCAGCCCTTTGTTGCCATCAACTGTGCCAGCCTGTCGCCGGATCGGCTTGCCGAAGAGCTTTTCGGCGTCGTGGACGCGCAAGATCGCCGCCGTGATGGGCTGTTTTTGCATGCAGATGGTGGCACGCTGTTTTTGGATGAGGTGGCGCAGATGCCCGAACAGGTGCAGGCGGCCCTGTTGCGGGTTCTGGAGGATCAAAAGGTTCGCCCGGTAGGCGCCGAACGTGATATTCCGCTCAACCTGCGCTTTTTGTTGGCCACCAATGCGGATCTGCTGCAGGCGGTCGAGGAGGGAAAATTCCGCGCTGACCTTTATCACCGGATCAATGTGGTCAATATCGAGATGCCCGCCCTCAAAGAGCGCATCGAGGATATTGTGGAGCTGGCCGCGCTGTTCATGGATCAATTTGCGCTGAGCCTTGGCATGCCCGCGCTGGAACTTGATGAGGAAACACTTCTGAAATTCTCACGCTATGCGTGGCCAGGTAATGTGCGCGAGTTGCGCAATCTGATCGAACGCTCGGTTATCCTTGGCGCTTTTCCCGAAGAGTTTTCCGGCACGGGTTCTGTGATCGGAGCCGCCGCCGTCGAAAACCTCGATATGGTCATGCAGCGCCACATCATGCACGTGTTGGACGCCTGCGATGGGAACCGGGCAGAGGCGGCCCGACGACTGGGAGTGTCGCGCAAGACCGTCGACAGGAAATGCGCAAGCTGGGGGCTATAGCGCCGCCTGCGTCTTGCGCGAAACAGCGCGTTATCTCTGATCCGGGTCATCCGCGTCAGTTGGCTCTGGCAGCCAGATCAGGAACTCCGCCCCCCGCGCGCGTCTGTTGCGCACCGTGATGCGCCCGCCAGCCCGCTGAATGAGGGTCTGGCTGATGGACAGCCCAAGCCCCGTGCCTTCGCCCTGTTTTGTCGTAAAGAAAGGGTCGAATATGTGATCGATCCGCTCCATGGGGATGCCGGGGCCGGTATCGGCGATCCGCAGGGCAACACCTGTCTGTGCATCGCGTACCTCGCCCGCAACAGAGATCGCAAGCGTGCCTTTGCCCTCCATCGCCTGGCTGGCGTTGATGATGATATTGATCACCACCTGTTGCAATTCGCCCGGGTCGATGCGGACGTGTGGCGCGGCGTCAAACTGTGTGAGGACCCGCACCTCTTGTTTCGAGATGACGTGATCCACCAACACAAGACAGTCGCGGACCACGGCGGCCACATCCACATGCTCGGCAAAGGTGCCAAACTCCGACGGGCGCGCGAACTGCAAGAGTTTGCCCACGATGGCCCCGATGCGCATCACTTGATTGTCGATCAGATCGAGCTCGGTGCGCACCGGCTCTGCTGCGTCGCCAAGGGTCATACGCATCACATCCACATTGCCCTGGATCACCG
This window contains:
- a CDS encoding c-type cytochrome codes for the protein MLRRLALGLLLCAASGVSAEEFQTLKGHGGPIMALAVNDRGHVASASFDNSVSLWQEGAPSWLEAHEAAATVVAFGPDDTLFSAGDDFVIYRWQQGHPQEIGRHTAKIRALDLSRDGEWLASASWDGGIGLWPMSAGTPRRIAVGTGVNDLAFDGAGRLFVATMTGQIQVFDSPEAAPRILAEQGFGINRLVLSAAGWLAYGAVDGGTRVINAETGAEIADFTLDRRPILALAHHAESQQIAVGDGHGYIMMIDTHDWSIARDFRAMREGPVWALAFSKDGQRVWAGGIHDVIYGWPIALMASSPAAGTETRTFLQAPETMPNGERQFMRKCSVCHDLVATEQRRAGPHLAGLFGRPAGSLPGYRYSDTLAQSDIIWGAETIDALFDLGPDHYIPGSKMPMQRITAPTDRQDLIDYLKTATQLSEDN
- a CDS encoding sigma-54-dependent transcriptional regulator, coding for MNVSSVIRDEYSESLSSASILVIDDEPGMRHFMTKILEPRCKRVEQAASAAEASDILDKAHFDLIVLDNIMPGKTGLDWVAEQRRVGLFADTILVTAYADLDTAIQALRIGIADFVLKPFRANQILNAVARALDRKYLRRENYLLKHELSAEKSSARGRLLGKSAAIEKVRKMLQRLAPLPTPVLFTGASGTGKEIAARTLHSLSDRAEQPFVAINCASLSPDRLAEELFGVVDAQDRRRDGLFLHADGGTLFLDEVAQMPEQVQAALLRVLEDQKVRPVGAERDIPLNLRFLLATNADLLQAVEEGKFRADLYHRINVVNIEMPALKERIEDIVELAALFMDQFALSLGMPALELDEETLLKFSRYAWPGNVRELRNLIERSVILGAFPEEFSGTGSVIGAAAVENLDMVMQRHIMHVLDACDGNRAEAARRLGVSRKTVDRKCASWGL
- a CDS encoding formate dehydrogenase subunit gamma gives rise to the protein MPRLIFVFVLKLALLCGLSVNAQEASPAAPDRSATGGAQTLEDILARQRGEDLDDSFRSEATGNPELAAGIEQQLGTLGGQSDPELWRALRYNSADISVSAGGDVATVLVQDGGMSWLSFREGPLRQYGGWLLLGTIAALAVFFVLRGRIGIDADKTGRTVTRFAFVERMAHWTLAGSFILLGITGLLTLFGRVAILPYLGKDVNSVLLIGSKWIHNSVSWAFMLALIVVFFMWVAHNIPNKLDLVWLKQFGGIIGSKHPPAKKFNAGQKVIFWSVILLGASISVSGLSLLFPFEMPLFAKTFAALNSTGIPELLGFGVLPTELTPHGEMQLAQLWHAIVGFVLMAIIIAHIYIGSVGMEGAYDAMGSGEVDEAWAHQHHSIWLEEVKEKERAKGSDASATPAE